TCCGGAATTCCAGGAGTCATTTAAGCGGAGAAATGGGATCATATCTTTGGTTGGAAGCTCCGGAAAGGTGGCTTGGTACGATGAGATGATAAATGAACCGAAGAGTATCGACTGCACTTTGATCGATGCGGATCTGAATGGAGCTCCGGATTGTCTGGTGATGGATGAGTATGGACAACTTGAGTGTATTAATCCGCTTTCTGGAGAATGGATTTGGCACTCGCCGATCTACGATcggaaaaatgttttgaaacagAACGATTTGTTGGATTTCCCTCTGGTCATACCGGATGTTGATGGTGACGGAGTTAAGGACCTGTTTTACATAACCAGTTTTGGGGAGACCAAGCATAACAAATTCGTCATGATTTCTGGACGTAAAGGAGAACTGATTGGAGACTCTTACATTGTAAAGGAATGCATTTACGTTCACAAGTTGATGATCGACGCTGATCTCAATGTGATGTTTAACTGTGTACGGGAAAAGTCCGAACAGCAGCGTTCCAAACCTTTGTCTGAACTGTATAAGCTGATAAAACGGAAGGCGTTGGATATGAGGAAGATCAAGAAACCGGTTGATCTACCCCAGCATAAATTTTTCGGGCAACGGAAGAACACCGAGAAGCAAATATCTATAACCCGGGTAGGAGGAAAACAGTTGGTCATCGAAAATCGAggaaaatgtccggaaaattGTTCAACTTCAGTTTTACTGACCGAGGAAAACACCGGAAAACTTTTGTGGAACGTTTCCGGTCGTCAGCTTTACGGCATGCAACCGGTTCGACTTACTTTCAGTAACTTCGGAGTCGACAATCGATCGACGATCTATGGGTTCGTCATCAAATTTTGGGAATGGAGTCAGGACGAGCCGGACAATAGGAGCTCCCGAGTGAAGCGAGGCACCTCGAGTGATCTATTCTCCCACCTGATAGTCAAAAAACAAACCTGGGTCCTGCCGGATGATCTCAGCGAAGAAAGTCCATCACCGAAAACCCGCCGAAGTGTCAACCAAACCTTGCGCCCAGGTATCAAAGCCCGCATGCGATACCTCAAGGAAACGGTCAAGCTGATCGTGTTCAATTCCACCGACATCAAAATCGAAAACACCAGCCAATCGAATGTGATCCAATTTTGCAAGGAAAACCTCAAGGATCCCACGGACACAATCTGCCAGCCCGATCTGAACTATCAGGAAAATTCCCTCTTGATCGCCGACCTGGACGACGATCGTTCCCAGGAACTGGTCTCGTTCTACTCAACCTTTGTCAAAGCCGATCCAGGCGAAGCTGCCGGTCTAGGACGTTCCGGAATCCGGCTAAAAACGTTCGTCCAGTTGCTGCGACTCGAATCCGAACTACCCAAGCTGTACAACTCGATCGAGTCGATACGCAACTGAGCGCTGTCGCAATAAAGTCGCTTAAAGAAACCACGAAAAACAGCAAAAGCGCATCATGTGTGATCTCATACCTTAAACCTTAGAGTCGACAATGTGTTAGAGATTTTGTTACCCGTAAAACAGTACgtttatgtttattgaaaaatgtatttaagCTAATAAGTGATCTTTGAATGAAACTCCATATAGGATCCGTGAAATGGAACTCATCTGTAGGTTAAAGTGGAAGTCGTGAATATACTCTCATAGTATTTCTTAGTCTTAGAACCATAAACGGAGCTAGTCAGTGACTTTTAAAAAACCCCAAACAACAAACTGCACCAAACAGACgaaaaaaaccaacacaaaCTATCATTAAATTTGAACATCGTTTATTCAATATGGAACCTCTTGTGGGTTTCGtgtcgaattaacgaggttctATGGTTGAAACTACAATATTTTGCACCGTTACATAAACCTTAAAACGGAAAACTTTTTATGAGAGAAAATGCAATATAAATCTTTCAACAATCTTTGAACAGTAAAAGTGAACATGAACATACCTACTATATTTATCGATAGCGATTCATCACTCATGAAAAcggaaattttctgaaaaatcaagaGAGAGAATCTAAAACAAACTAGCAAAAACCAAAGTGAAACTTAGTTGTGGTGACATATATTGCATAGTAAACATTTTAAGACATCAGAAATCGttgtttatttataaatatacaagaaaagaacgaaagaacatccAAAATTAGCGTTGAATAGCCTACATAAATATTTACAGACACAAACTCAGATTGCGGAATTTAGATATAATAtcagatttttgacattttcaaaaatatttttgttgtttttacagtttgatcaattttgaaagattagaaaattttgaactttgacgattttgacgaaTTTGACAATTGAAACaatgttgacaaaattaaaaattgtcagtttaaatgattttgattttcataaatgttaacaattttcaaaattttcgaaaatgtctaactaatcaaaattatcaaaattgtcgaaattgtcaaaattgtcaaaatttcaaaatttcaaaatgtcaaaatgtcaaaactgtcaaaatgtcaaaactgtcaaaattgccaaaattgacaaaatttacaaaattgacaaaattgacaaaattgacaaaattgacaacattgacagaattgactaaatggacaaaattgtcaatattggcaaaaattgtcaaaattgtcaaaattgtcaaaattgtcaaaattgtaaaaattgtaaaaattgtcaaaattgtcaaaactggaaaaattgtcaaaattattagaattgtcaaaactgttcaATTTGTATAAATTGTTCAAcctgtcaaaatattcaaaattgtcaaaattgtcaaaatggtcaaaattgtcaaaatttccaaaatggtcaaaatagtcgaaattgtaaaaattgtcaaaatggtcaaaattgtcaaaattgtcaaaattgtcaaaattgtcaaaattttcaaaattgtcaaaattgtcaaaattgtcaaaattgtc
This sequence is a window from Uranotaenia lowii strain MFRU-FL chromosome 3, ASM2978415v1, whole genome shotgun sequence. Protein-coding genes within it:
- the LOC129751876 gene encoding uncharacterized protein LOC129751876; this translates as MPNSDSSGGIYSPIPQTTITDSESEEDLLQRPRRLPGGGPYRARVTMMNGAGGGDPMTTTTTATMMKSRMMFTSTTSNGAGGGVLVSATGGPGAGNGHQMSVASRNHQHQMAINGSGGEKGNAFSNSLYNGLASPSDVEDANGVFHADNVAILHEAGSVGERRMSFPRKCCFVASLVVCFMSLVVFLWVIPCSDDLACPARAERTKTQNWIRNYEKIELKGVINVVEGVRGKSKNLVFMYRGDKLFPEFQESFKRRNGIISLVGSSGKVAWYDEMINEPKSIDCTLIDADLNGAPDCLVMDEYGQLECINPLSGEWIWHSPIYDRKNVLKQNDLLDFPLVIPDVDGDGVKDLFYITSFGETKHNKFVMISGRKGELIGDSYIVKECIYVHKLMIDADLNVMFNCVREKSEQQRSKPLSELYKLIKRKALDMRKIKKPVDLPQHKFFGQRKNTEKQISITRVGGKQLVIENRGKCPENCSTSVLLTEENTGKLLWNVSGRQLYGMQPVRLTFSNFGVDNRSTIYGFVIKFWEWSQDEPDNRSSRVKRGTSSDLFSHLIVKKQTWVLPDDLSEESPSPKTRRSVNQTLRPGIKARMRYLKETVKLIVFNSTDIKIENTSQSNVIQFCKENLKDPTDTICQPDLNYQENSLLIADLDDDRSQELVSFYSTFVKADPGEAAGLGRSGIRLKTFVQLLRLESELPKLYNSIESIRN